A genomic region of Stenotrophomonas sp. NA06056 contains the following coding sequences:
- a CDS encoding glycosyltransferase, protein MAMSLAEIRYLINRLTGLARRSLASLRTRGWRATWQRIRVHSQRAVPAPRKPLYLPPAQPFAPFAVPTSDAPDVSIVIPVYNHVDHTLACLRALAAHPPSVACEILVVDDGSSDATLQWMPQISGLRYEVRERNGGFIEACNDGVSRTRGRYVVLLNNDTVPQPGWLEALLDTFATVADAGLVGSQLLYPDGRLQESGGVIFGDGSGWSYGRFEAADDPRFASLRDVDYCSGAALMLPRALWQQLGGFDTRYKPAYYEDTDLAFRVHAQGLRVLVQPASRVIHDEGTSNGTDTGSGVKAYQVRNQGVFAARWAAELASHPKVGEVPSPALLLRGRRQVLILDEEVPRPERDSGSLRQVNLIRLLLRGGAHVVFVPTRREHGGVATEALQRMGVEVWYAPFLDGVAGWLRAHGTRFNVVMMVRHHVANECLPLLERYAPQARTVFDTVDLHYLRERRGAEVAGDAGLLRNAERTRASELAVMDRCDITVLVSAAEREQLQADAPKVRVELISNLHEVAGTGAPFEQRHDLVFVGGFRHPPNLDAMEWFIGDVFPHIRAALPQVRLHCIGAGAPDTLLALAATQPGVEMHGFVEDIVPYMDGARIAIAPLRFGAGVKGKINLSMAHGQPVVGTTCAVEGMHLRAGQDVLVADDAAGFADAVVRLYQDPVLWQQLAAAGLANVAEHFSLDAASATVQRVFFD, encoded by the coding sequence ATGGCGATGTCCCTGGCCGAAATCCGCTACCTGATCAATCGCCTGACCGGCCTGGCCCGCCGCAGCCTGGCCAGCCTGCGCACCCGCGGCTGGCGGGCCACCTGGCAGCGGATCCGCGTGCACAGCCAGCGCGCCGTTCCAGCACCGCGCAAGCCCCTGTACCTGCCACCGGCGCAGCCGTTCGCTCCCTTCGCGGTGCCCACCAGCGATGCGCCGGACGTCAGCATCGTCATTCCGGTCTACAACCACGTCGACCATACCCTGGCCTGCCTGCGCGCACTGGCCGCGCACCCGCCGTCGGTGGCCTGCGAGATCCTCGTGGTGGACGACGGCAGCAGCGACGCAACGCTGCAGTGGATGCCACAGATCAGCGGCCTGCGCTACGAAGTACGCGAACGCAACGGCGGCTTCATCGAGGCCTGCAACGACGGCGTATCGCGCACGCGCGGCCGCTACGTGGTGCTGCTCAACAACGACACGGTGCCGCAGCCGGGCTGGCTGGAGGCATTGCTGGACACCTTTGCGACCGTCGCCGATGCCGGCCTGGTCGGCAGCCAGCTGCTGTACCCCGACGGCCGCCTGCAGGAGTCGGGCGGGGTCATTTTCGGCGATGGCAGTGGCTGGAGCTACGGCCGTTTCGAAGCGGCCGATGATCCCCGCTTCGCCAGCCTGCGCGACGTCGACTACTGCTCCGGCGCCGCGCTGATGCTGCCCCGTGCACTGTGGCAGCAGCTGGGCGGCTTCGACACCCGCTACAAGCCGGCCTACTACGAAGACACCGACCTGGCCTTCCGCGTGCATGCGCAGGGCCTGCGGGTGCTGGTGCAGCCGGCCAGCCGGGTGATCCACGATGAAGGCACCAGCAACGGCACCGATACCGGCAGCGGCGTGAAGGCCTACCAGGTACGCAACCAAGGTGTTTTCGCAGCCAGATGGGCCGCCGAACTGGCCTCGCATCCGAAGGTCGGCGAAGTGCCCTCGCCTGCGCTGCTGCTGCGCGGCCGGCGCCAGGTGCTGATCCTCGATGAGGAAGTGCCGCGCCCGGAACGCGACTCCGGCTCGCTGCGGCAGGTCAACCTGATCCGCCTGCTGCTGCGGGGCGGCGCCCACGTGGTGTTCGTGCCCACCCGGCGCGAACACGGCGGCGTGGCGACCGAAGCCCTGCAGCGGATGGGTGTGGAAGTCTGGTACGCCCCCTTCCTGGACGGTGTTGCAGGCTGGCTGCGCGCCCACGGCACCCGCTTCAACGTGGTGATGATGGTGCGCCACCACGTCGCCAACGAATGCCTGCCGTTGCTTGAGCGCTATGCGCCACAGGCCCGCACTGTGTTCGACACCGTCGACCTGCACTACCTGCGCGAACGCCGGGGTGCGGAAGTGGCGGGCGATGCTGGCCTGCTGCGCAACGCCGAACGCACCCGCGCCAGCGAACTGGCGGTGATGGACCGGTGCGACATCACCGTGCTGGTCAGTGCTGCCGAGCGCGAACAGCTTCAGGCCGACGCCCCAAAGGTCAGGGTGGAGCTGATCTCCAACCTGCATGAGGTCGCCGGCACCGGCGCACCGTTCGAACAGCGCCACGACCTGGTGTTCGTCGGCGGCTTCCGCCATCCGCCGAACCTGGACGCGATGGAGTGGTTCATCGGCGACGTATTCCCGCACATCCGCGCGGCACTGCCGCAGGTACGCCTGCATTGCATCGGTGCCGGCGCACCGGACACGCTGCTTGCCCTGGCCGCTACCCAGCCGGGCGTGGAGATGCACGGCTTCGTCGAAGACATCGTTCCGTACATGGACGGTGCCCGCATCGCCATCGCGCCGCTGCGCTTCGGCGCCGGCGTGAAGGGCAAGATCAACCTGAGCATGGCCCATGGCCAGCCCGTGGTCGGCACTACCTGCGCGGTGGAAGGCATGCATCTGCGCGCCGGCCAGGATGTGCTGGTGGCCGACGATGCAGCGGGCTTTGCCGACGCGGTGGTCCGCCTGTACCAGGACCCTGTGCTGTGGCAGCAGCTGGCCGCCGCGGGCCTGGCCAACGTCGCCGAGCATTTCTCGCTGGACGCCGCGTCGGCCACCGTGCAGCGGGTGTTCTTCGACTAG
- the mrcB gene encoding penicillin-binding protein 1B has translation MPRRYDSDDIDDFDDDDQQDTGPLWRRRLITWSMAAVALGLGFLIPYTLYLNQQVTQRFGELRWQIPTRVYARPLVLLPGKAMDAATLKTELAASAYRDDGQGKEPATYAVQGGRFVISSRGYNDVDGQVAARRVELSLSGGSIASLRDADSRKALKAARMDPARIATLYGQKQEERRLIRMNEAPDLLVTGLQAVEDKDFNRHHGIDLSGIARAVWVTVRSGGQSRQGASTLTQQLARSGLLGIGKEQTYTRKFNEVLYALIMEARYDKRTIFEAYLNQVYLGQRGSQAIHGMSSGAEFWFGRDLSSLETEQIALLIGLVKGPSYYDPRRNPERALDRRNFVLGKLHEATLIDDAEYQRALKAPLGVPKTPGLVAANRFPAYVDLVRRQLGHDYPESALQGAGLSVMSGMSPSAQAYAEGAVTRTIKSLESKRRPELQAGLVMTDVHNGDVVAVIGSRDVSEVGFNRAIEAQRPVGSLLKPFVYLLALAQPDRYSLASWVDDSPVTVQLSRGRNWNPGNADNRSHGTVRLIDALAHSYNQATVRVGMQVGPERVTQLIHVLAGIKAEPNPAVILGSTDQSPYAMTQLYQFLASGGEIQPLHAVRGVLDPQGKLLKRYDKTPAPAQEGDSIAANLISIGLQQVVASGTAQRLNADGLGRLQPAGKTGTTNDGRDSWYAGYTGDHLAVIWMGNDQNEQAGLYGATGAMRVWSGIFQRLPTAPLKVSNKGLDWQPVAATGTNSTDEGCPGARRFPFVVGYAPAYEPCAPATVPDAQDGAEGEGGGWRSWFGLDRKPEPAAEPAAAPAAATPPPSR, from the coding sequence GTGCCCCGACGCTACGATTCAGACGATATCGACGATTTCGACGACGACGACCAGCAGGACACCGGTCCGCTCTGGCGCCGCCGGCTGATCACCTGGAGCATGGCGGCGGTCGCGTTGGGGCTGGGTTTCCTGATCCCCTATACGCTGTACCTGAACCAGCAGGTGACGCAACGTTTCGGTGAACTGCGCTGGCAGATCCCGACGCGCGTCTATGCACGGCCGCTGGTGCTGCTGCCCGGCAAGGCGATGGATGCGGCGACCCTGAAGACCGAACTGGCCGCCTCGGCCTATCGCGATGATGGCCAGGGCAAGGAACCGGCAACCTATGCGGTGCAGGGCGGGCGCTTCGTCATTTCCAGCCGCGGCTACAACGATGTTGACGGCCAGGTCGCAGCGCGTCGGGTCGAGCTGTCGCTGTCTGGCGGCAGCATCGCCTCGTTGCGCGACGCCGACAGCCGCAAGGCGCTGAAGGCGGCCCGCATGGATCCTGCGCGCATCGCCACGCTGTATGGGCAGAAGCAGGAAGAACGCCGCCTGATCCGCATGAACGAGGCCCCCGACTTGTTGGTCACCGGCCTGCAGGCGGTCGAGGACAAGGACTTCAACCGCCATCACGGCATCGATCTGTCCGGTATCGCGCGCGCGGTCTGGGTGACGGTCCGCTCCGGTGGTCAGAGCCGGCAGGGCGCTTCCACCCTGACCCAGCAGCTGGCCCGCAGTGGCCTGCTGGGAATCGGCAAGGAACAGACCTATACCCGCAAGTTCAACGAAGTGCTGTACGCGTTGATCATGGAAGCGCGTTATGACAAGCGCACCATCTTCGAGGCGTACCTCAACCAGGTGTATCTGGGCCAGCGCGGCAGCCAGGCGATCCACGGCATGTCCTCCGGCGCCGAGTTCTGGTTCGGGCGCGATCTTTCCTCGCTGGAAACCGAGCAGATCGCGCTGCTGATCGGTCTGGTCAAGGGACCGTCCTACTATGACCCGCGGCGCAATCCGGAGCGTGCGCTGGATCGTCGCAACTTCGTGCTGGGCAAACTGCATGAAGCGACCCTGATCGATGATGCCGAGTACCAGCGGGCGTTGAAGGCGCCGCTGGGCGTGCCCAAGACCCCGGGCCTGGTGGCAGCCAACCGCTTCCCGGCCTACGTTGATCTGGTGCGCCGCCAGCTGGGCCACGACTATCCGGAATCCGCCCTGCAGGGTGCCGGCCTGAGCGTGATGAGTGGCATGTCACCGTCGGCGCAGGCCTATGCCGAAGGCGCGGTCACGCGCACCATCAAGTCGCTGGAAAGCAAGCGTCGCCCCGAGCTGCAGGCCGGTCTGGTGATGACCGACGTGCACAACGGTGACGTGGTGGCGGTCATCGGCAGCCGCGACGTGTCCGAGGTCGGCTTCAACCGCGCCATCGAGGCGCAGCGTCCGGTCGGCTCGCTGCTCAAGCCGTTCGTGTATCTGCTGGCGCTCGCGCAGCCGGACCGCTATTCGCTGGCCAGCTGGGTCGACGATTCCCCGGTGACCGTGCAGCTCAGCCGTGGCCGCAACTGGAACCCGGGCAATGCGGACAACCGCAGCCATGGCACCGTGCGCCTGATCGATGCGCTGGCCCACTCCTACAACCAGGCCACGGTGCGTGTGGGCATGCAGGTGGGCCCGGAACGGGTGACCCAGTTGATCCACGTGCTGGCCGGCATCAAGGCCGAGCCGAATCCGGCGGTGATCCTCGGTTCAACCGACCAGAGCCCGTACGCGATGACGCAGCTGTACCAGTTCCTGGCATCGGGTGGCGAGATCCAGCCGCTGCACGCGGTGCGTGGCGTCCTTGATCCGCAGGGCAAGCTGCTCAAGCGCTACGACAAGACCCCCGCGCCGGCACAGGAGGGCGACTCCATTGCTGCCAACCTGATCAGCATCGGCCTGCAGCAGGTGGTGGCAAGTGGCACCGCACAGCGTTTGAACGCCGACGGCCTGGGCCGCCTGCAGCCGGCCGGCAAGACCGGTACCACCAACGATGGCCGTGACAGCTGGTATGCCGGTTACACCGGTGACCATCTGGCGGTGATCTGGATGGGCAACGACCAGAACGAGCAGGCCGGTCTGTATGGCGCCACCGGTGCGATGCGGGTGTGGTCGGGCATCTTCCAGCGCCTGCCGACCGCGCCATTGAAGGTCAGCAACAAGGGCCTTGACTGGCAACCGGTTGCAGCGACGGGCACCAACAGCACCGATGAAGGTTGTCCGGGCGCGCGACGTTTCCCGTTCGTGGTGGGCTACGCGCCTGCCTATGAGCCGTGCGCACCGGCTACCGTGCCGGACGCGCAGGATGGTGCAGAAGGCGAGGGCGGCGGCTGGCGCAGCTGGTTCGGTCTTGACCGCAAGCCGGAACCCGCCGCTGAACCTGCCGCAGCACCCGCTGCAGCCACTCCTCCTCCAAGCCGATGA